Within the Sulfitobacter pacificus genome, the region CAAGGCCGGTGAATTCCAAATTTCAACTCAATACGGGGGGATTCGGTTGATTGTTTCCAGAAGCTCCCGCTGCCCACCCATAAAACCTTGATTTTATTTGGGTGGCCTGATTGGGGCAGAAATGTGGCGCACTGGCCTGTTGCCTCTGTCTCGGTCCATTTGAAACTTGCGAAAACCGGTATGTTTTTTCGTGCCAAAACGCCGATGTCCCGCTGGGCTGTTGGGCAGGGCGTCATATGGGAAAGTCCCGCCTGAACAAAACGTGGTTAACAAATGGGTATAGTTTTCAAGAGCCTGTGGTTGAAACTGCTGATGGGCAAGGATGAAGCGGCAATTTTCGCGTCTAGGTATTGTGAGGTTTGTTTTTGCGCTGCCCTCTCACATGCGGCTGATCCCCAATCGTACCATATCCGCACCCTCTAGAATTTGCGCCCTTCAATTTGGTGCCATCTGCCAGAGCTTCTAGGATTTCTGAGGGCGGCAAATTCAGTTGACCTCGTTGATTACAGAGGCTTTTATGCTCTAATTGTACGGGTGACGGTATTGGACTGGGGTATTTTATGTTGCATTTTAGCAGAACGATTACACGCGCGGTAAATTCTAAGGGTCTATTTCTGACAACAGCTTTGGTTTCCGGTCTGATTGCCTTGCCCGGTCATGCGCAAGATGCGGTATGGGTGGAACCCGGTCCCGGCACTTATGCTGATGGTGTGAATTGGGATATCCTTTCGCCTCCCGGGGCAACCGATACGGCAATCTTTCTGGCCGCACCGTTCAGTACAGTGACCATTGGTATTACGCCAGTGGCAGTTGGAAACCTGGACATAATAAGTATTGGCTCCATCGAAAACGGCACTTTCGAATTCAACAATGGTAGCGCCTCAACCCTCACCTATTCCGACCTCCAGCCAGGTGCTTTGGCCAGCTCCGTCACATTGGATCTCAACGGGGCGGACCTGAGCATTTCTTCGATCACCGATATGGATTTCGGCGGGGCAATTGAAAACGGCGGGGCGGCGGCCACACTGGCCCTGAATACAACCGCTGAGATGACCCTGTCCGGCGTGATCAGCGGGGCAACCGCGGTCACGCTTGGCTCGGGAACCGCAACGCTGTCGGGCGACAATACCTATACGGGTGGAACCCTTGTGAGTGGCGGTACATTGGGGGTTACGGGCCAGGTGCTGGGCACCACAACCATTGCCGGTGGCGCGGTTGTTGTAAACGAGACCACGGTTGATGCAGCCCTTGAGCTGGCCGGAGCCACCACCGTCTCAGCC harbors:
- a CDS encoding autotransporter-associated beta strand repeat-containing protein produces the protein MLHFSRTITRAVNSKGLFLTTALVSGLIALPGHAQDAVWVEPGPGTYADGVNWDILSPPGATDTAIFLAAPFSTVTIGITPVAVGNLDIISIGSIENGTFEFNNGSASTLTYSDLQPGALASSVTLDLNGADLSISSITDMDFGGAIENGGAAATLALNTTAEMTLSGVISGATAVTLGSGTATLSGDNTYTGGTLVSGGTLGVTGQVLGTTTIAGGAVVVNETTVDAALELAGATTVSA